A window from Hoeflea sp. IMCC20628 encodes these proteins:
- the rsmA gene encoding 16S rRNA (adenine(1518)-N(6)/adenine(1519)-N(6))-dimethyltransferase RsmA, whose translation MASTPDGLPPLRDVVATHGLAPKKALGQNFLFDLNLTAKIARSAGPLEGFTVFEIGPGPGGLTRALLAQGASRVVAIETDPRCLPALAQIADHYPGRLEVVEADALKIDLAAIAGGAPAKIIANLPYNVGTQLLINWLTADPENPFWTSMTLMFQKEVGQRIVAAPGSNHYGRLGILAGWLAHSEILFDVSPQAFTPPPKVTSSVVQLEPLAERLPCQLDKLERVTQAAFGQRRKMLRQSLKSLGGETLLDKVGIDSSRRAETLSVEEFCALARAV comes from the coding sequence ATGGCGTCTACACCTGACGGCCTGCCGCCACTGCGCGATGTGGTGGCCACCCACGGTCTGGCGCCGAAAAAGGCGCTGGGCCAGAATTTTCTGTTCGACCTCAACCTGACGGCGAAAATCGCCCGCTCGGCCGGCCCGCTGGAAGGCTTTACCGTGTTCGAGATCGGACCCGGCCCCGGCGGCCTGACCCGGGCGCTGCTGGCCCAAGGCGCTTCCCGGGTGGTGGCGATCGAGACAGATCCACGCTGCCTGCCCGCCCTTGCCCAGATCGCCGATCACTATCCCGGCCGACTTGAAGTGGTTGAAGCCGATGCATTGAAGATCGACCTGGCGGCTATTGCTGGCGGCGCGCCGGCAAAAATCATCGCCAACCTGCCCTATAATGTCGGCACGCAATTGCTGATCAACTGGCTGACTGCAGATCCGGAAAACCCGTTCTGGACTTCGATGACACTGATGTTCCAGAAGGAAGTGGGGCAACGGATCGTGGCGGCGCCGGGGTCAAACCACTATGGCCGCCTTGGCATTCTGGCCGGCTGGCTGGCCCACAGCGAGATCCTGTTCGACGTATCGCCGCAGGCGTTCACACCGCCGCCAAAGGTGACATCGAGCGTTGTGCAGCTTGAGCCATTGGCCGAGCGCCTGCCCTGCCAGCTCGACAAGCTCGAGCGCGTGACCCAGGCAGCCTTTGGCCAGCGCCGCAAGATGCTCAGGCAAAGCCTGAAATCGCTGGGCGGCGAGACCTTGCTCGACAAGGTCGGGATCGATTCGTCCCGCCGTGCCGAAACCCTGAGTGTTGAAGAATTTTGTGCGCTAGCCCGCGCAGTTTGA
- the gmk gene encoding guanylate kinase gives MNQPPENLPSARIKRRGLMLVISSPSGAGKSTIARNLLEHDSGLSLSVSVTTRPRRGSEIEGVHYHFKSRRDFERMRDSEALLEWAEVHGNCYGTPREAAEIAMAEGRDMLFDIDWQGAQQLQEKMNADVVSIFILPPSMEELRARLHRRAEDADEVIEQRLANARSEIEHWREYDYVVVNDDLDRAYSAVRAIVQAERLRRDRRPGLFDFVTDLLES, from the coding sequence ATGAATCAGCCGCCCGAAAATCTTCCGTCGGCCCGAATCAAGCGGCGCGGCCTCATGCTGGTCATTTCATCGCCATCAGGCGCCGGAAAGTCGACCATTGCCCGCAATCTTCTTGAACATGATTCCGGGCTCAGCCTCTCGGTAAGCGTCACCACGCGCCCGCGTCGTGGCAGCGAGATCGAGGGCGTGCATTACCATTTCAAATCGCGCCGTGATTTCGAGCGCATGCGTGATTCCGAAGCACTGCTGGAATGGGCGGAAGTGCATGGTAATTGCTACGGCACACCGCGTGAAGCGGCTGAAATCGCGATGGCCGAAGGCCGCGACATGCTGTTTGATATCGACTGGCAAGGCGCTCAGCAATTGCAGGAAAAAATGAACGCCGATGTCGTGTCGATCTTCATCCTGCCGCCTTCTATGGAAGAGCTCAGGGCCCGACTGCATCGCCGCGCCGAGGACGCCGACGAAGTGATCGAACAGCGGCTGGCCAATGCCAGGTCCGAAATCGAGCACTGGCGGGAGTATGACTATGTCGTCGTCAACGACGATCTCGACCGGGCCTATTCCGCCGTACGCGCCATTGTCCAGGCCGAACGCCTGCGCCGCGACCGCCGTCCTGGACTGTTTGATTTCGTCACGGATCTGCTGGAGAGCTGA
- the pdxA gene encoding 4-hydroxythreonine-4-phosphate dehydrogenase PdxA yields the protein MTGNRRALALTMGDPAGIGPDLALTAWQNRAGLGLPAFYLIGDTEMLAARAKLLGMDVPIRESSPESATTDFATALPVLPVSLAVPARVGTPDPANAGPVIEAIRLAVELTLDGRARAVVTNPIAKSVLYASGFEFPGHTEYLAHLASQAQGLPQDRSLRPVMLLAGPNLRVAPVTIHIPLRQVPDMLTTEAIVETAEIVARDLASRFGIAAPRIAVSGLNPHAGEDGALGAEDAEIIAPAIASLRARGINAFGPLPADTMFHAEARADYDAAICMYHDQALIPAKTLGFHDSVNATLGLPFIRTSPDHGTAFSLAGKGVARADSLVAALRLAGTMADAETTPTESTL from the coding sequence ATGACCGGGAACCGCCGCGCCCTGGCACTGACCATGGGCGACCCTGCAGGCATCGGACCCGATCTGGCGCTGACAGCCTGGCAAAACCGGGCCGGCCTTGGGTTGCCTGCGTTTTATCTGATCGGCGACACGGAGATGTTGGCCGCACGGGCAAAGCTGCTTGGAATGGATGTCCCTATCCGCGAGTCCTCGCCGGAAAGTGCCACGACCGACTTCGCCACGGCCCTCCCCGTCCTGCCGGTTTCGCTTGCAGTACCGGCGCGCGTCGGCACGCCTGATCCGGCCAATGCCGGGCCGGTGATTGAAGCAATCAGGCTAGCTGTCGAACTCACCCTGGATGGCCGTGCTCGTGCTGTGGTGACCAATCCCATCGCCAAATCGGTGCTTTATGCATCCGGCTTCGAATTTCCCGGACACACCGAATATCTGGCGCATTTGGCAAGCCAGGCGCAGGGCCTGCCGCAGGACCGCTCGCTCAGGCCGGTGATGCTGCTGGCCGGACCGAATTTGCGTGTGGCACCAGTCACCATACATATCCCGCTCAGGCAGGTGCCGGACATGCTGACCACCGAGGCCATTGTCGAGACCGCAGAGATTGTCGCCCGGGATCTGGCCAGCCGCTTCGGTATCGCGGCGCCGCGCATTGCCGTGTCCGGCCTTAACCCGCATGCAGGAGAGGATGGCGCGCTGGGCGCGGAGGATGCCGAAATCATTGCGCCTGCCATCGCATCGTTGCGGGCGCGCGGCATCAATGCCTTCGGTCCGCTGCCGGCCGACACCATGTTTCATGCCGAGGCCCGGGCTGACTACGATGCGGCCATATGCATGTATCATGATCAGGCGCTGATCCCGGCCAAGACGCTCGGTTTTCATGATTCGGTCAACGCCACACTGGGGCTTCCCTTCATCCGCACATCGCCTGACCATGGAACAGCGTTCTCGCTGGCTGGAAAGGGTGTGGCGCGGGCAGACAGTCTTGTCGCTGCGCTGAGGCTCGCCGGCACCATGGCCGACGCCGAGACCACTCCTACAGAAAGCACATTGTAA